The DNA segment AAATTAGTCTACATCTACTACTTTTAAAGAAAAGGTAAAAAAGATACATCCATGAATACTAACATTATGGTACCTAAACTTCATTTCATAACATAAAAATTCTCGAACTCTACATTTTGTAACATTAAGTCCAAATCAacaaaatctatataaaaaattaacgaAGAAATgaatgtaaagttcaaagatttttatgtcaagaagaaatgaagtttaagGGTCATTACGATATTAGTAATACTCTAGTTCAGAggccatgaatgtaatttacccatattATAGCCAACATTTGTTTACTTACAAGTATCAAAATGCATGCTTTCAGGCATTAGCACCAAGCATAAACTATCCCAGACTATTGATATCCTTCAACAAGTAGATTCAGGATCAGAATTCAGCTCCCACCAAGCACCTCCAGCTTCCTTCTCCAGCAAATCGACCTCGTCTTTCTCGACAATACCATTGAAATCTCCATCATCACTCTCATAGTCATGATCATATTCGACGCCATACAAATCTTTCTCCTCCTCTAGGTTGTAAGTCCACTCCAATCTCTTCAAAATGTCATGGTCCTTCCATCGCCCCACAACAGACACAGCCTCCTTCTTAGCCTTTCCCATCAAAATATCCTGCCATGAAAACGCGGCATCAGCAACCCTTTTCAATGCCCCATCACTTATATCCCCAACTACAACTGTCTTTAAACATCTCAGTTTAGCTTCCTTGAGCACACCAACGAAATCTGAATCATCAGATACAAGCACCAAACACTCTGCTCTCCTCTTGTCCATCAGATCCACCATGTGCTCACTCAAAGCAATGTCCGCAGCCTGTGGCTTATCGGATACAGCCCTAACCAAAAACCCTGCCCTTTTCAACTCATCTGCCAAGCCATATCCCACTTTCGGGGACAAAACATCTCTGGCTGCATTCTTATATTTCTCCATCTTCATTGCATACTTGCCAACTAAGTTCACTCTCCTCTTCCCTCTTGCTGATTCTATCCGATTCAGCCTCTTCTGTTGTTCACGATCGtgaatttgcttaaaatgattAGTTAATTTCTCATTGGTATAAAATTTTCTCCCACAAACTCGACATAGATATGGTTCTACTGCTTTAATCACACCCTTATTTTCTAACTGGTTCAACAATTTCCTCTCCCTTCTTTGCTCCCTCACAACACCCGGTACATGACTAAATGCATGCCGATTAGCATAGGCTATCATGTATCTGACAGCCCCAAATGAGGATGCTGCCTTTATGAGCTTCAAAGCAGCCTCATATGGTGGAAATGACTTGGGAGGTTTATTATCCAAATCCCAGAAAATTGCAACATTGTTCTGAGATTGTATTGGTGCCAGAGTAGTTATTGAGCTTGAAGGATTCAAACCCGATTTCGAATCAAAATGACAATATCTAAACGATACAAGATATGAGTTTATATTGTAATGCTGTGTTGACTTTAAGTGGTGGAAAAAGACACGAAAATTGAGAAACATAGGACAGCAAGAGGTGCAAGTACAAGTTGAGAGATTGCAAAGATTCAAAACAAGAAAATTGATGAACAAAAGAGAAGCATAATTGTAGAAACAAAGAGGGTAACTATGCTGAGAATACCAAAGGAATAAGCAGGTCCACGAAGATCATCAGGAAAAACCCCACAAAAACAAATGGTTTTTTACCTGAAAGGCACAAAAGATGAAAAGATGTACTCAATTAGCACCATtacaaaattttcaaatatatagcattttttataaaattcaaaccTCAATATAgcataatttaacaaaaatggCATTTATATCAAACAGAAACATAACTCCAACAAAATCTCTTTACTTTCtgtttatccattttacaataTCTGTTGATTAATGCTCTGCTTTCACTATATTTCAACAAAATCTCTACACTTCCTGATTATTAATTCTCTGGTTTCACTATATTTCAACCCACTCCCAACACTTTAtgtttatccattttacattttttagggATACTATTACTGTGGTTTTTACACCTTTAGCATTAGAAAAcccaatattaaaaaatttatagtaaaaaaattcattaatcTTTTTAAGGGTACATTGGACGTGATCTTTCCTTCCCAGTGAATACATTATACAATTGATGCAACCAGTGATACCTAATGAACGAAAACCAAGCATAAATCCATCAAAGGAGCATGACGAATCAAGTTTCAAAATTCAAGCTAACCTCAGATGTCGTTGAAATTGGACGTCTGGGCCTTCCTCAGGGACTGACGAATGCGTTGAAACACATTGAAAAAAGTTCCCTACTAATGGCATACAGTGGCGGCCACTGAAGTACCGGTCCTGGCGGACGGTGGACGGCTGTAGGTAGCGTAGACGAAGGTGTCGGTAAGAAGAAAAGGGGCAGAGCAGAGAATAGAAAAATAGCACCGAATCGATTAGTTGAAATTTGTAAGATCAAGCAAAAATAGGGCTGGATTTTGAGCAAATGAAAAAGAAGACTTAAACGACGTTGTTTTCTTTGACAAAATTATATCAATATCTTTATCAATAATAACAATAGTATCAGTTTAAAATTATAAGTTGAATAAAGAAAAGCATTTTTTAGGCTCTTGTCCTTTTCTTTTTACTGAATAAGCTCCTAATTTTCATAGAGATACATCTGAGATTAATTATAATCCAtaaataaaatcattacttatcataaaataaaaaaataaaagttaaatggCCAGTTGACAAACTCACATAATTTCTTCCATTAGATCatcacaagtatatatataaaaaaacttaaatGTAGATTTAgtcctaacgtatgaaattgcaTAAATTTGATCATAATGTTTCTAAACAAGAGCAACTTTAACCTtgtgtgaaaaatttgaaaaaactggtttgacTGTCAGATCACAGATACCAAAATGTATCGATAAATTAAAGcagtttcataattttttattgctttttttgtaactatattaacaACACAGCAAATAGTTTAGATAGTTTAACAAACAAAATTTgtgagggtaaattacacccatggccactgaactttacccattttcacattatggccactgaacttcatttcttcccggtatggccactgaactttacactttttaacacatgtgaccacttaacgtctcaaaatgacccttgacggctaaaaataaaaaatccaaagcgttaataatattctaaggaactttaatttttgaaaactttcgttttgaggtcatttgggtattgtttggttaggagagagaaaataaatttttagagagagaaaactccaaaaaatgtgattttggaaaataaaaaatgtggtttcatggtaaatgtcgttctgaacaactttaattcttgaatattttcattttgatgtcgttaacgatcgttaacggtcattttgagaggttagttaaaattgagttgtcaccggtgttaaaaaatgtaaagttcagtggccataccgggaagaaatgaaattcagtggccataatgtgaaaataggtaaagttcagtggccatggatgtaatttatccaaatttgtgattaacttatatgtagcattttaatataatttttataattttactaGTCAACCCAGATTTTCTAATTTTCAATAACGTATAGctaaaattaatcttgtttGGAAATATTAGGTTAAATTTGCACTATTTCATACATTAAGATTAAATCTACACTTCTCTTAAAACATCAGTATTAAATTTGGTCTTTTTTTGACACAGATTAAATTTGGTCTTTATTCCTAATTCATTTTGTTGTTTCTTAAGCATTTAGCTTTTCTTTATCgacccaaaaaataaaaataaaaagaatgttgcttttttttttttgaaaggaacACGGTAACCTTGCATTAAACAGGAGAAAGTTCAGCATTAATACAAGATGAAAAGGAAAGAGGAAACTCCTCAAAGAAAATCTGTGGAGAGTTAAAACAGCCTCCCCATTTGGCAATTTCATGGGCTACCCTATTTTGTTCTCTATATTCATGAATAACAGTTGTAGCAGCAAAATACTTCAGTTGGGATCTGATCTCAGCAGCAATAGTATCGATATAGCTCAAGTTGCATTGTCTGATAACTGCTTCGATGGCTGTTTTACAGTCTAAGGCCACAATTAGTCGAACCGGACCACAAAGCTTTGTAAAATTGACCCCGTTGAGAATTGCCAATAGCTCGGCATACTCAGCCGACCAGCACTGCCCCACCGGGCACGAACCTCCCATCACCACCATCCCTTTGGAATTACGAACGATGAAGCCAACAACTGATGTTTGATTATTCCCTGCAAAGGAGGCATCACAGTTAAGTTTCAGGCAATCAGATGGGGGAGGACTCCAGCGTCTCTGTTCCAGTTGTTGTGGAGCCTTCTGGTTTGGTGGATTAGTGTCCAAAATAGTGCCGTTAACCCCAGTAACAAAGCTAGTCTCAGATAGAAGGTTTTCACCGTGGAGGACCTTGTTGTGAGAGAACCAAGTCATCCAAAGGAAAGCACAGAAGGTGCCAAAATCTTTGCAACTCATACTTTGATATACCTGAACAACCCAGTCAAGGGTAGATGTGGCtctaaatttgtcgatttttatCCCAAGGCCAATTGTTTTCCATCTGTTCCTGCTATGTTGACAGCTCTTGAAGATGTGCAGCAGTGAGCCATCAGGTAGGCCACAGAATAAGCATTCATTTCGTGCTGCTTTGCGTTTAAACAAATTGTCAATAGAAGGTAAGGAATTTCTACAAACGCCCCACATGAAGTGCCTAACTTTTGGGGGCACATTGATTTTCCACAAGCTTCTCCAAATCGATACTGGTGTCCCTGACGTAGTAGCTAAGTCATCCAACAGACGATTGCATCTTACTGCAGATTGATAGCCAATTCTAACTTCATATTGTCCATGCCTAGATTCCTGCCAGAATAAGTTATCAATAGAGTTTGAGCGTGAGAGAGGGATACGAAGGATCCAAGCTGCATCATTCGGGTGGAAACACAAATTCCGTCGGACATGGGTTACGGAGTGAAAGTGGCCTTAGGTAAGGGAGCCCCGGCACCCATCGGGATGATAACACCTTAATTTGTTCCCTGGTTCCCACTCTCCACACGCCACCTTCCTCAAGTATTTTACGGACACTTAGTAGGCTCCTCCAAACATAACTATCAGTCCGTTTACTTGAGACCGCAAAGATAGTCTCCTGCTTCAAATATTTGTTTCTGAAGATTGAGGCACAAAGCGA comes from the Euphorbia lathyris chromosome 5, ddEupLath1.1, whole genome shotgun sequence genome and includes:
- the LOC136229567 gene encoding uncharacterized protein; the protein is MFLNFRVFFHHLKSTQHYNINSYLVSFRYCHFDSKSGLNPSSSITTLAPIQSQNNVAIFWDLDNKPPKSFPPYEAALKLIKAASSFGAVRYMIAYANRHAFSHVPGVVREQRRERKLLNQLENKGVIKAVEPYLCRVCGRKFYTNEKLTNHFKQIHDREQQKRLNRIESARGKRRVNLVGKYAMKMEKYKNAARDVLSPKVGYGLADELKRAGFLVRAVSDKPQAADIALSEHMVDLMDKRRAECLVLVSDDSDFVGVLKEAKLRCLKTVVVGDISDGALKRVADAAFSWQDILMGKAKKEAVSVVGRWKDHDILKRLEWTYNLEEEKDLYGVEYDHDYESDDGDFNGIVEKDEVDLLEKEAGGAWWELNSDPESTC